A stretch of the Amycolatopsis sp. BJA-103 genome encodes the following:
- a CDS encoding epoxide hydrolase family protein, with protein MTDIEQFRIDIPQSELDDLTDRLARTRWPSALPGAEWSRGVPVSYLKELAEYWRDGYDWRAWEKRLNDFPQYVTEIDGQRVHFLHARSPEPDAIPLIMTHSWPNSIAEFLEVLGPLTDPRAHGLDPSRAFHVVAPSLPGFGFSPFPEPADERSWDITRVARTWAELMSRLGYERYGAHGNDAGALVTPCLAVHAPAHVIGSHITSGLGVPMGDPADLEGLTEQDQAELAGLMERFAGGSGYAPYLTNRPQTLSFGFLDSPVAQLAYLVERFKEFDGWPEGAAPAEPIDRDLLLTNATLYWLTATGGTSLWPYYEGAAAMPIDQTVVPTGVSHGGPSALRKIASRKNDLVRWADHESPSHMVAMAVPDDVVAELREFFGSIRK; from the coding sequence ATGACCGACATCGAGCAGTTCCGCATCGACATCCCGCAGTCCGAGCTGGACGACCTGACCGACCGGCTGGCCCGCACCCGCTGGCCGTCGGCGCTGCCCGGTGCCGAATGGAGCCGGGGAGTGCCGGTCTCCTACCTCAAGGAGCTGGCCGAGTACTGGCGAGACGGCTACGACTGGCGCGCGTGGGAGAAGCGGCTCAACGACTTCCCGCAGTACGTCACCGAGATCGACGGCCAGCGGGTGCACTTCCTCCACGCCCGCTCCCCGGAACCGGACGCGATCCCGCTGATCATGACGCACAGCTGGCCTAACTCGATCGCCGAGTTCCTGGAGGTCCTCGGCCCGCTGACCGACCCGCGAGCTCACGGCCTCGACCCCTCGCGGGCGTTCCACGTCGTCGCGCCGTCCCTGCCCGGCTTCGGTTTCTCGCCGTTCCCGGAACCGGCGGACGAGCGGTCGTGGGACATCACGAGGGTGGCGCGGACCTGGGCCGAGCTGATGAGCCGTCTCGGCTACGAACGCTATGGCGCACACGGGAACGACGCCGGTGCGTTGGTGACGCCCTGCCTGGCGGTGCACGCGCCCGCGCACGTCATCGGCTCGCACATCACGTCCGGACTAGGCGTGCCGATGGGCGATCCTGCCGATTTGGAAGGGCTCACGGAACAGGACCAGGCCGAGCTGGCGGGGCTGATGGAGCGTTTCGCGGGCGGCAGCGGCTATGCGCCGTACCTGACGAACAGGCCGCAGACCTTGAGCTTCGGGTTCCTCGACTCGCCGGTCGCCCAACTGGCCTACCTGGTCGAACGGTTCAAGGAGTTCGACGGCTGGCCCGAAGGCGCGGCGCCCGCCGAGCCGATCGACCGCGATCTGCTGCTCACCAACGCGACGCTGTACTGGCTGACCGCGACCGGCGGCACTTCGCTGTGGCCGTACTACGAGGGCGCGGCCGCGATGCCGATCGACCAGACCGTGGTACCGACCGGCGTGTCGCACGGCGGGCCGTCCGCACTGCGCAAGATCGCCTCCCGCAAGAACGACCTCGTGCGCTGGGCGGATCACGAGAGTCCCAGCCACATGGTCGCGATGGCCGTCCCGGACGACGTGGTGGCCGAGCTCCGGGAGTTCTTCGGAAGTATCCGGAAGTGA
- a CDS encoding polysaccharide lyase 8 family protein, protein MPGFGYVDRRTALRSGAAAAASVALTTALASPSSAQAAPSVQVGTSSIVTGYRELQTGINRPSAERASALANLDRVAKSYYDSMTPGGGPLWKDLPLGPGSEFTTSMYARLRAIAVNWGTPGGALAGDPAVLGRLKAALELLYTSDQYSEKTAEIGNWYTYEIGIPLYLLHILATVADELTQDELAKYLKPVLKFSGNPNLRTNNPSVVETGANRADKSTISLVSGAMLGDTERIKRGVGAFTDVEGGGVASVIAKLHRAAGDGFHTDGSFIQHDSVPYPGHYGIVLLTAVASAIHVTKGTEFELAADVREAAYALVSDTFAPFVYAGALMESVRGRFLSRQGESAHDIGHQLTGAVVLLARSASGKRKEELGGLAAKWITEDTFAPYLKIPDPERFAPGPDLVGIPGIEFAQELLASEIRPTRTVATHRVFGQQDRMVHVTEGWSASLGVASTRISRYESVNSMNLHGWYTGDGSLYLFLPKAKGHFTDAYWPTVDPLLLPGTTTKTGATPALEQVPLTSKDHSGGVRWDARHGAHALDFVSQDGTLTAKKSWFFTPSGVVCLGAGITDTSGERIRTTIENRNLGEHGSGVLLADGRLVGGSESLRRKRWLHLEKVGGYILLDDAEVTALREDRTGTWRDVDKGANTKGTTVPYTRRYQKLVIEHGAKPAGASYAYAVLPTASVLETIATAWAWRVRSNTETVQAVRLWDATLLANFFAAGSVDEVSVSGPASVALGRGNNGWQLAVSDPTQRQDVIKVTVRRKTVEVPVKGTFGATQVVRIGR, encoded by the coding sequence ATGCCCGGATTCGGTTACGTCGACAGGAGAACCGCCCTGCGTTCAGGTGCGGCAGCGGCCGCCTCGGTCGCGCTCACAACCGCTCTCGCCAGCCCCTCGTCGGCCCAGGCCGCGCCTTCGGTTCAGGTGGGCACGTCGTCCATCGTGACCGGCTACCGCGAACTGCAGACCGGGATCAACCGGCCGTCGGCGGAACGCGCCTCCGCGCTGGCGAACCTGGACAGGGTCGCGAAGTCCTACTACGACAGCATGACACCCGGCGGCGGTCCACTGTGGAAGGACCTCCCGCTCGGCCCCGGCAGCGAGTTCACAACGTCGATGTACGCGCGGCTTCGCGCGATCGCGGTCAACTGGGGCACTCCCGGCGGTGCGCTGGCGGGCGACCCGGCCGTGCTCGGCCGGCTCAAGGCGGCGCTGGAACTGTTGTACACCAGCGATCAGTACAGCGAGAAGACCGCCGAGATCGGCAACTGGTACACCTACGAGATCGGCATCCCGCTCTACCTGCTGCACATCCTCGCGACGGTCGCCGACGAGCTGACCCAGGACGAGCTCGCCAAGTACCTGAAGCCGGTGCTGAAGTTCTCCGGCAACCCGAACCTCCGCACGAACAACCCGAGCGTCGTCGAGACCGGCGCCAACCGCGCGGACAAGTCGACGATCTCCCTCGTCTCCGGCGCGATGCTGGGGGACACCGAACGGATCAAGCGCGGTGTCGGGGCGTTCACCGACGTCGAAGGCGGGGGAGTGGCGAGTGTCATCGCCAAACTCCACCGCGCGGCAGGCGACGGCTTCCACACCGACGGCTCCTTCATCCAGCACGATTCGGTGCCGTACCCCGGGCACTACGGGATCGTGCTGCTCACCGCCGTCGCGTCCGCCATCCACGTCACCAAGGGCACGGAGTTCGAACTGGCGGCCGACGTGCGCGAGGCGGCGTACGCGCTGGTCTCCGACACGTTCGCGCCGTTCGTCTACGCGGGCGCGCTGATGGAGTCGGTCCGCGGCCGGTTCCTTTCCCGGCAAGGGGAATCCGCGCACGACATCGGACATCAGCTCACCGGCGCGGTCGTGCTGCTGGCGCGGTCGGCGAGCGGGAAGCGCAAGGAAGAGCTCGGCGGGCTCGCCGCGAAGTGGATCACCGAGGACACTTTCGCGCCGTACCTGAAGATCCCCGACCCCGAGCGGTTCGCGCCCGGTCCGGATCTCGTCGGCATCCCCGGCATCGAATTCGCGCAGGAGTTGCTGGCGAGCGAGATCCGGCCGACGCGGACGGTCGCGACGCACCGCGTGTTCGGCCAGCAGGACCGGATGGTGCACGTCACCGAAGGCTGGTCTGCCTCGCTCGGCGTCGCCTCGACGCGGATCTCGCGGTACGAGTCGGTCAACTCGATGAACCTGCACGGCTGGTACACCGGCGACGGTTCGCTGTACCTGTTCCTGCCCAAGGCCAAGGGGCATTTCACCGACGCCTACTGGCCGACCGTCGACCCGCTGCTGCTGCCGGGCACGACCACCAAGACCGGCGCGACCCCGGCCCTGGAACAGGTGCCGCTGACGAGCAAGGACCACAGCGGCGGCGTCCGCTGGGACGCGCGGCACGGCGCGCACGCGCTCGACTTCGTCTCACAGGACGGCACGCTGACCGCGAAGAAGTCGTGGTTTTTCACGCCGTCGGGGGTGGTCTGCCTCGGCGCCGGGATCACCGACACCTCCGGTGAGCGGATCCGCACCACGATCGAGAACCGCAACCTCGGCGAGCACGGCTCGGGTGTCCTGCTGGCGGACGGCCGGTTGGTCGGCGGCTCGGAATCGTTGCGGCGCAAGCGATGGCTTCACCTGGAGAAGGTCGGCGGGTACATCCTGCTCGACGACGCGGAGGTGACGGCGCTGCGTGAGGACCGGACGGGGACCTGGCGCGACGTCGACAAGGGCGCCAACACCAAGGGCACCACCGTGCCCTACACCCGGCGTTATCAGAAGCTCGTGATCGAGCACGGGGCCAAGCCTGCGGGCGCGAGCTACGCCTACGCCGTCCTGCCCACGGCGTCGGTGCTGGAGACGATCGCGACGGCCTGGGCGTGGCGTGTGCGGTCCAACACCGAGACGGTGCAGGCCGTCCGGCTGTGGGACGCGACGCTGCTGGCGAACTTCTTCGCGGCGGGTTCGGTCGACGAGGTGTCGGTGTCCGGTCCGGCGTCGGTGGCGCTGGGACGGGGGAACAACGGCTGGCAGCTGGCCGTTTCGGATCCGACGCAGCGGCAGGACGTCATCAAGGTGACGGTGCGGCGCAAGACCGTCGAGGTGCCGGTGAAGGGCACTTTCGGCGCCACTCAGGTCGTCCGTATCGGCCGATGA